TCCTGCGGGGCACAAGAGGTTCTGGTTCTGGACGTGGCCCCCCTGTCCCCTTCGGGCGCGGCCATCCTGGACCATGCCTGCGTCCGCTTCGAACAGCGCCCCTTTGTCCCGGACGACCTGGAGGGCCGGTTCCTGGTCATCGCCTCCACCAGCGACGAGGAACTCAACTGGCGCATCAGCCGCCTGTGCGAGGAGCGCGGCACTCCCTGCAACATCGTGGACCAGCCGGAAAAATGCAGCTTCATCGTTCCCGCCCTGTTCACCCAGGGGGATCTGACCCTGGCCGTGTCCACCGGCGGAAGCTCCCCGGCCCTGGCCCGAAAGATCCGCCGCGACCTGGGGGACTACTTCGGCGCGCAGTACGGGGCCTTCCTGACGCTCATGGGCAGGCTGCGGCCCCTGGTCATCGGCCTAGGCCAGGGTTCGGACCACAACTCGGAGCTTTTCCGCACCATCGTGGAGTCGCCGCTTTTAGACGCCATCAAAAGCCGTGACGCCTCGGCCGCCCTGTCCATCCTGCGCTCGATCCTTCCCGAATCGCTGCATGGGCAACTTGAAGCGATCATCCTGGGGGTGATGCACGATGACGCCGGATAATCTGCTGTTTCTTGCGGTGATCTGCCTGTATCTCTCGGGAACGATCCTGTATCTGCTCGGCGTTCTGTGGCAGATCCCGATCCTTCGCCGGGCAAGCTACGCGGCCGCCATTGGGGGATTTCTCCTGCATTCGGTCTGCCTGGGACTTTCGCTTCGCGAGGAGTCCGGGACCATGCTGCTGCGCGGCGAGTTTTATTTCAGCCTTTTGGCCTGGAGTCTGCTCCTGATCTTTTTCTTTTTGTGGTGGCGGCTGCGCATGGATTTTCTGGGGCTTCTGGCCTCGCCCCTGGCGCTGATCCTCTTTCTCTCCTCCCAGGCCG
Above is a genomic segment from Desulfolutivibrio sulfodismutans DSM 3696 containing:
- a CDS encoding precorrin-2 dehydrogenase/sirohydrochlorin ferrochelatase family protein, with translation MRYYPIFLNLARKKCLVVGAGQVGRRKIATLASCGAQEVLVLDVAPLSPSGAAILDHACVRFEQRPFVPDDLEGRFLVIASTSDEELNWRISRLCEERGTPCNIVDQPEKCSFIVPALFTQGDLTLAVSTGGSSPALARKIRRDLGDYFGAQYGAFLTLMGRLRPLVIGLGQGSDHNSELFRTIVESPLLDAIKSRDASAALSILRSILPESLHGQLEAIILGVMHDDAG